The following proteins come from a genomic window of Bradysia coprophila strain Holo2 unplaced genomic scaffold, BU_Bcop_v1 contig_138, whole genome shotgun sequence:
- the LOC119073148 gene encoding peptide transporter family 1-like isoform X2: MTNDNEKSDQNLNNNEIAEGTTDPETSTTKYPYPKSIFFIISNEFCERFMYYGMRTVLVLYLTRKLFWDDDTATIIYHLFTTLVYFFSVLGAILSDSWLGKFKTILFLSMVYSCGSILMSLTAMPDLNIPGREFTIVALLLVALGSGGIKPCVAAFGGDQFKMPEQAKYMLTFFSLFYFTINLGSFISTLITPILRSDVKCFQDDDCYSLAFGVPGALMVLSIIIFFAGKRLYKVTPPAGNMLVKVSSCIGHAISRKMKERKTNPKAHWLDYAVEKHGQQLVNEVKVLLNVLVLYIPLPVFWSLFDQQGSRWTFQATRMMGFIGSYEIKPDQMQVVNPLLILVFIPLYDVLFYPLLSKIGVRRPLQKLTLGGILAGVAFLCSAIVELQLEKTYPVLPGVGQSQLRIFNGLPCAYNIQTSIHGADETFPLPAMDAYEDKYIDVTERSNFTYVMTPTQTNAECPEFRGTFHLGSELAMSYFMTRQSEIYEYEDDPNKSRTGDPLLRILVNSANTVSLKVTDVVHPDRLVRFEGNTTERDLIQLVSSTYEIEIGSFVESYVITQGAVNTLFLRETPTGEYISKDVVISEPNSMHMLWLLPQYIIMTLGEVMYSVTGLAFSYAEAPVSMKSVLQSCWLLTVAFGNVIDIIIIGARGFSSQAHEFFLFAGLMFVDMIIFMILAYRYKSVPTTEPTEQPKNTDE; this comes from the exons AAAAATCcgatcaaaatttgaataacaatGAAATTGCCGAGGGAACCACCGATCCGGAGACGAGCACTACG aaatatcCATATCCTAAATCTATTTTCTTCATCATCAgtaatgaattttgtgaaaGATTCATGTACTATGGAATGAGAA CGGTTTTGGTGTTGTATTTGACAAGGAAATTATTTTGGGATGACGATACAGCTACCATTATTTATCATCTATTCACAACGCTAGTCTACTTCTTTTCCGTACTGGGTGCCATTTTATCCGACAGTTGGTTGGGCAAGTTTaaaaccattttatttttgtcaatggTATACTCTTGCGGTAGTATATTAATGTCGTTAACTGCTATGCCTGATTTAAATATTCCGGGAAG GGAGTTCACCATAGTTGCGTTATTGCTCGTG gCTCTTGGATCCGGTGGTATCAAACCGTGCGTCGCTGCTTTTGGTGGAGATCAATTTAAGATGCCTGAACAGGCCAAATATATGCTCACGTTCTTTTCGCTTTTCTATTTCACAATTAATTTGGGATCGTTCATTTCAACTTTGATCACTCCGATTCTTCGGTCCGATGTTAAGTGCTTCCAAGATGACGATTGCTATTCGTTGGCATTTGGTGTGCCTGGAGCGTTAATGGTTCTCTCAATTA taattttctTCGCTGGTAAGCGATTGTACAAGGTCACCCCACCCGCGGGAAACATGTTGGTGAAAGTGTCTAGCTGTATTGGC CACGCAATTTctagaaaaatgaaagaaagaaagacaaaTCCAAAAGCTCATTGGCTAGACTATGCTGTTGAAAAACATGGCCAGCAACtagtaaatgaagtaaaagttcTCCTCAACGTTCTCGTATTGTACATTCCGTTGCCAGTGTTCTGGTCTTTATTCGATCAGCAAGGATCCAGATGGACATTCCAGGCAACAAGAATGATGGGTTTCATCGGAAGTTACGAAATAAAACCTGATCAAATGCAAGTCGTAAATCCACTGTTAATTTTGGTATTCATTCCATTGTACGATGTGCtcttctatccactgctgtcGAAAATTGGCGTTCGACGTCCACTACAAAAATTGACGCTGGGCGGCATTCTGGCTGGAGTTGCTTTTCTCTGTTCAGCCATTGTTGAACTGCAATTAGAGAAAACTTATCCCGTTTTGCCCGGAGTCGGTCAAAGTCAATTGAGAATATTTAACGGTCTACCGTGTGCGTATAACATTCAAACGTCCATTCACGGTGCGGATGAGACTTTCCCATTGCCCGCAATGGATGCCTACGAAGATAAATACATTGACGTTACGGAGAGATCCAATTTTACATACGTAATGACTCCAACACAAACGAATGCCGAATGTCCAGAATTCCGAGGCACTTTCCATTTAGGATCGGAATTGGCGATGAGCTATTTCATGACTCGACAGAGCGAAATTTACGAATACGAAGATGACCCGAATAAATCCCGAACTGGTGATCCATTGCTTCGAATATTGGTCAATTCAGCTAATACGGTGTCGCTCAAGGTCACTGATGTTGTGCATCCCGATAGATTGGTTAGATTCGAAGGAAACACAACTGAAAGGGATCTTATTCAACTGGTATCGTCAAcgtatgaaattgaaattggtaGTTTTGTTGAGTCTTACGTAATAACCCAAGGAGCGGTTAATACTTTGTTTTTGCGAGAGACTCCGACTGGCGAATACATTTCAAAGGATGTTGTTATATCTGAACCAAATTCCATGCACATGCTTTGGCTTCTACCACAGTACATCATTATGACATTGGGAGAAGTTATGTATTCCGTAACTGGTTTAGCATTTTCCTATGCTGAGGCGCCAGTTAGTATGAAATCTGTGTTGCAGTCATGTTGGTTGTTGACGGTTGCCTTCGGTAATGTGATTGACATAATTATCATTGGAGCTAGAGGTTTTAGTTCGCAG GCGcatgaatttttcttattcGCTGGACTGATGTTCGTGGACATGATTATCTTTATGATCCTTGCCTATCGATACAAAAGCGTACCAACCACCGAACCCACCGAACAGCCCAAGAATACTGATGAGTAA
- the LOC119073148 gene encoding peptide transporter family 1-like isoform X1 produces the protein MITIAQSDRVQEKSDQNLNNNEIAEGTTDPETSTTKYPYPKSIFFIISNEFCERFMYYGMRTVLVLYLTRKLFWDDDTATIIYHLFTTLVYFFSVLGAILSDSWLGKFKTILFLSMVYSCGSILMSLTAMPDLNIPGREFTIVALLLVALGSGGIKPCVAAFGGDQFKMPEQAKYMLTFFSLFYFTINLGSFISTLITPILRSDVKCFQDDDCYSLAFGVPGALMVLSIIIFFAGKRLYKVTPPAGNMLVKVSSCIGHAISRKMKERKTNPKAHWLDYAVEKHGQQLVNEVKVLLNVLVLYIPLPVFWSLFDQQGSRWTFQATRMMGFIGSYEIKPDQMQVVNPLLILVFIPLYDVLFYPLLSKIGVRRPLQKLTLGGILAGVAFLCSAIVELQLEKTYPVLPGVGQSQLRIFNGLPCAYNIQTSIHGADETFPLPAMDAYEDKYIDVTERSNFTYVMTPTQTNAECPEFRGTFHLGSELAMSYFMTRQSEIYEYEDDPNKSRTGDPLLRILVNSANTVSLKVTDVVHPDRLVRFEGNTTERDLIQLVSSTYEIEIGSFVESYVITQGAVNTLFLRETPTGEYISKDVVISEPNSMHMLWLLPQYIIMTLGEVMYSVTGLAFSYAEAPVSMKSVLQSCWLLTVAFGNVIDIIIIGARGFSSQAHEFFLFAGLMFVDMIIFMILAYRYKSVPTTEPTEQPKNTDE, from the exons AAAAATCcgatcaaaatttgaataacaatGAAATTGCCGAGGGAACCACCGATCCGGAGACGAGCACTACG aaatatcCATATCCTAAATCTATTTTCTTCATCATCAgtaatgaattttgtgaaaGATTCATGTACTATGGAATGAGAA CGGTTTTGGTGTTGTATTTGACAAGGAAATTATTTTGGGATGACGATACAGCTACCATTATTTATCATCTATTCACAACGCTAGTCTACTTCTTTTCCGTACTGGGTGCCATTTTATCCGACAGTTGGTTGGGCAAGTTTaaaaccattttatttttgtcaatggTATACTCTTGCGGTAGTATATTAATGTCGTTAACTGCTATGCCTGATTTAAATATTCCGGGAAG GGAGTTCACCATAGTTGCGTTATTGCTCGTG gCTCTTGGATCCGGTGGTATCAAACCGTGCGTCGCTGCTTTTGGTGGAGATCAATTTAAGATGCCTGAACAGGCCAAATATATGCTCACGTTCTTTTCGCTTTTCTATTTCACAATTAATTTGGGATCGTTCATTTCAACTTTGATCACTCCGATTCTTCGGTCCGATGTTAAGTGCTTCCAAGATGACGATTGCTATTCGTTGGCATTTGGTGTGCCTGGAGCGTTAATGGTTCTCTCAATTA taattttctTCGCTGGTAAGCGATTGTACAAGGTCACCCCACCCGCGGGAAACATGTTGGTGAAAGTGTCTAGCTGTATTGGC CACGCAATTTctagaaaaatgaaagaaagaaagacaaaTCCAAAAGCTCATTGGCTAGACTATGCTGTTGAAAAACATGGCCAGCAACtagtaaatgaagtaaaagttcTCCTCAACGTTCTCGTATTGTACATTCCGTTGCCAGTGTTCTGGTCTTTATTCGATCAGCAAGGATCCAGATGGACATTCCAGGCAACAAGAATGATGGGTTTCATCGGAAGTTACGAAATAAAACCTGATCAAATGCAAGTCGTAAATCCACTGTTAATTTTGGTATTCATTCCATTGTACGATGTGCtcttctatccactgctgtcGAAAATTGGCGTTCGACGTCCACTACAAAAATTGACGCTGGGCGGCATTCTGGCTGGAGTTGCTTTTCTCTGTTCAGCCATTGTTGAACTGCAATTAGAGAAAACTTATCCCGTTTTGCCCGGAGTCGGTCAAAGTCAATTGAGAATATTTAACGGTCTACCGTGTGCGTATAACATTCAAACGTCCATTCACGGTGCGGATGAGACTTTCCCATTGCCCGCAATGGATGCCTACGAAGATAAATACATTGACGTTACGGAGAGATCCAATTTTACATACGTAATGACTCCAACACAAACGAATGCCGAATGTCCAGAATTCCGAGGCACTTTCCATTTAGGATCGGAATTGGCGATGAGCTATTTCATGACTCGACAGAGCGAAATTTACGAATACGAAGATGACCCGAATAAATCCCGAACTGGTGATCCATTGCTTCGAATATTGGTCAATTCAGCTAATACGGTGTCGCTCAAGGTCACTGATGTTGTGCATCCCGATAGATTGGTTAGATTCGAAGGAAACACAACTGAAAGGGATCTTATTCAACTGGTATCGTCAAcgtatgaaattgaaattggtaGTTTTGTTGAGTCTTACGTAATAACCCAAGGAGCGGTTAATACTTTGTTTTTGCGAGAGACTCCGACTGGCGAATACATTTCAAAGGATGTTGTTATATCTGAACCAAATTCCATGCACATGCTTTGGCTTCTACCACAGTACATCATTATGACATTGGGAGAAGTTATGTATTCCGTAACTGGTTTAGCATTTTCCTATGCTGAGGCGCCAGTTAGTATGAAATCTGTGTTGCAGTCATGTTGGTTGTTGACGGTTGCCTTCGGTAATGTGATTGACATAATTATCATTGGAGCTAGAGGTTTTAGTTCGCAG GCGcatgaatttttcttattcGCTGGACTGATGTTCGTGGACATGATTATCTTTATGATCCTTGCCTATCGATACAAAAGCGTACCAACCACCGAACCCACCGAACAGCCCAAGAATACTGATGAGTAA